GCCGCCGAGCTGCTGGCCGAGCCCGCCCGCCTGGTGGGCGGCGGCGGGGGCAAGGGCCCCGAGCTGGCCCTGGCCGGCGGCCGGGACCCCGGGCGCATCGACGAGGCCCTGGCCCTGGTGCGTGCCAACCTCGGCCTGACATGAGGGTCGTGGGTATCGATCTCGGTGAGCGGCGCGTCGGTGTCGCGGTCAGCGACAGTGATGGCACCCTGGCGTCCCCATACGACGTGATCGAGCGCTCGGGCGACGTCAGCCGCGACCATGCCGAGATCGCGCGGATCGTCACCGAGGTGGGAGCGTCCACGGTCGTCGTCGGGCTGCCACTGTCGCTCGACGGCAGCCTGGGGCCCGCCGCCCGGGAGGCGCGGACCGAGGCGGACCGGCTCGCCGACGTCGTCGGTGTGCCAGTGGAGACCCACGACGAGCGGTTGACCTCGGTCAGCGCCGGGCGCTCCCTTGCGCAGTCGGGTCTGCGGCGCGCAGGCCGTCGCCAAGCCCGGCGGGGCTCGGTCG
The sequence above is drawn from the Acidimicrobiales bacterium genome and encodes:
- the ruvX gene encoding Holliday junction resolvase RuvX, producing the protein MRVVGIDLGERRVGVAVSDSDGTLASPYDVIERSGDVSRDHAEIARIVTEVGASTVVVGLPLSLDGSLGPAAREARTEADRLADVVGVPVETHDERLTSVSAGRSLAQSGLRRAGRRQARRGSVDKVAAAIMLQSWLDSHVRRGAPRTGDE